Proteins from a genomic interval of Harpia harpyja isolate bHarHar1 chromosome 9, bHarHar1 primary haplotype, whole genome shotgun sequence:
- the RRAD gene encoding GTP-binding protein RAD translates to MTLNRGDKLRYLDKRRGSMPFSVHQHLHRRSMPVDERDLRAALPQGELSGLVRCTSYSPGEAHRESWASDSSDSVISSGSDSDSNLYKVILLGEHGVGKTSLARIFGGVEDCADAEEAGNTYDRSIIVDGEEASLVVFDIWEQDDSQWLQNHCMKMGDAYIIVYSVTDKVSFEKASELRIQLRRARQTEDIPIILVGNKSDLVRSREVSVDEGRACAVVFDCKFIETSAALHHNVKDLFEGIVRQIRLRKDSKEDNARRMANTKRRESIGKKAKRFLGKIVAKNNKKMAFKAKSKSCHDLSVL, encoded by the exons ATGACTCTGAACCGAGGCGACAAGCTGCGCTACCTGGACAAGCGGCGCGGCAGCATGCCCTTCTCCGTGCACCAGCACCTGCACCGGCGAAGCATGCCGGTGGACGAGCGGGACCTGCGGGCCGCCCTGCCGCAGGGCGAGCTCTCCGGCCTGGTGCGCTGCACCTCGTACAGCCCCGGCGAGGCGCACCGGGAGAGCTGGGCCTCCGACTCCTCCGACTCCGTCATCTCCTCGGGCAGCGACTCCGACAGCAACCTCTACAAGGTGATCCTGCTGGGCGAGCACGGCGTCGGCAAGACCAGCCTGGCCCGCATCTTCGGCGGCGTGGAGGACTGCGCGGACGCGGAAGAGGCCG GAAATACGTACGACAGGTCGATTATAGTAGACGGAGAAGAGGCATCTCTCGTGGTGTTCGATATATGGGAGCAG GATGACAGCCAATGGCTTCAGAACCACTGTATGAAAATGGGAGATGCCTATATTATTGTATATTCAGTCACAGACAAAGTTAGTTTTGAAAAGGCCTCTGAGCTAAGAATCCAGCTAAGAAGAGCAAGGCAAACAGAAGACATTCCTATTATTCTTGTGGGCAATAAAAGTGACCTGGTCAGGTCCCGGGAAGTCTCAGTTGACG AGGGACGGGCCTGTGCCGTTGTGTTTGACTGCAAATTCATTGAGACCTCAGCTGCTCTTCATCATAACGTCAAGGACCTGTTTGAAGGTATTGTTCGGCAAATTAGACTTCGCAAAGACAGTAAAGAAGACAATGCTAGGAGAATGGCCaacacaaaaagaagagaaagcataGGCAAAAAGGCAAAGCGATTCCTTGGGAAAATTGTGGCAAAGAACAATAAGAAGATGGCTTTCAAAGCAAAATCAAAGTCTTGCCATGACTTATCTGTGCTTTAG